Proteins encoded by one window of Candidatus Endowatersipora endosymbiont of Watersipora subatra:
- a CDS encoding sodium-translocating pyrophosphatase codes for MQPLYLAIFCGLLSIIYAIWAGRSVISSDSGSERMQEIASAIQEGAQAYLVRQYMTIAIVGTVVFIIAWLLLSAIPAFGFLIGALLSGLAGFIGMLVSVRANVRTAQAASISLGSGLEIAFKSGAITGLLVAGLSLLGVTVYYYILVGPMGYLVGGPEGDRTVINGLVALGFGASLISIFARLGGGIFTKGADVGGDLVGKVESGIPEDDPRNPATIADNVGDNVGDCAGMAADLFETYVVTVVATMVLASISFVGETARMMMTLPLIIGAVCVITSIIGTFFVRLGDNNSVMGALYKGFIACAILSFLAFAYIVFGWIGGSEEFTMVNGMTFTSSDLFWCMTSGLIITGLIIWVTEYYTGIGYRPVRSIAQASLTGHGTNVIQGLAISLEATALPAIIIIAGILTTYSLAGLFGIAITVTAMLALAGFVVALDAFGPVTDNAGGIAEMAELPHKVRSTTDALDAVGNTTKAVTKGYAICSAGLGALVLFSAYTEDLKFFSLQAEENSVFFGINADTLFDLSNPYVVSGLLFGGLLPYLFGGISMTAVGRAGGAVVEEVRRQFKSDPGIMKGLSRPDYARAVDMLTRSAIREMILPSLLPVLSPILVFYFVCFISSPANAFAALGAMLLGVIVTGFYVAVSMTAGGGAWDNAKKSFEDGFIDNNGVKHGKGSEAHKASVTGDTVGDPYKDTAGPAINPMIKITNIVALLLLVALSH; via the coding sequence ATGCAACCTCTTTATCTTGCTATCTTTTGTGGATTGCTCTCGATTATCTATGCTATCTGGGCTGGAAGGTCGGTTATAAGTTCTGATTCCGGCAGTGAGCGCATGCAAGAAATTGCTAGCGCTATTCAAGAAGGAGCACAGGCTTATCTTGTGCGCCAATATATGACGATTGCAATAGTTGGCACAGTAGTTTTTATAATTGCTTGGCTCCTACTAAGCGCTATACCAGCTTTTGGCTTTTTGATTGGTGCTTTGCTTTCAGGACTTGCTGGATTTATTGGTATGCTTGTTTCTGTGCGTGCCAATGTTCGAACCGCTCAGGCTGCATCGATCAGTCTTGGTTCAGGATTAGAAATCGCTTTCAAGTCTGGTGCTATTACCGGACTCTTGGTTGCTGGTCTCTCGCTACTTGGAGTAACAGTATATTATTATATCCTTGTTGGGCCGATGGGATATCTTGTAGGGGGACCAGAAGGTGACCGTACTGTTATTAATGGATTGGTTGCTCTTGGCTTTGGTGCTTCTCTGATTTCAATTTTTGCTCGTCTTGGCGGCGGCATTTTTACCAAGGGTGCTGATGTTGGAGGTGATCTTGTTGGTAAAGTTGAATCCGGTATCCCTGAAGATGATCCTCGAAATCCTGCAACTATCGCTGATAATGTTGGTGACAATGTTGGTGATTGTGCTGGTATGGCAGCCGATTTGTTTGAAACTTATGTTGTGACCGTTGTTGCCACAATGGTTCTGGCTTCTATTTCCTTTGTTGGTGAAACTGCACGTATGATGATGACTCTACCGCTTATTATAGGAGCTGTGTGTGTGATCACTTCAATTATTGGAACATTTTTTGTTCGTCTTGGTGATAACAATTCAGTCATGGGTGCTTTGTATAAAGGGTTTATCGCTTGTGCGATTCTATCCTTTTTAGCCTTTGCATACATCGTATTTGGATGGATAGGTGGATCAGAAGAGTTCACTATGGTAAACGGTATGACTTTTACGTCTTCTGATTTGTTCTGGTGTATGACTTCTGGACTAATTATTACAGGCTTGATCATATGGGTTACAGAGTATTATACCGGTATTGGCTACCGACCTGTTCGTTCGATTGCTCAGGCATCTTTAACGGGTCATGGTACAAATGTTATTCAAGGCTTGGCTATTTCACTTGAAGCAACTGCTTTGCCTGCCATTATTATAATTGCTGGAATTTTAACGACTTATAGTCTCGCGGGTCTCTTTGGTATAGCCATCACTGTCACTGCAATGTTAGCACTGGCTGGTTTTGTTGTAGCATTGGATGCATTTGGTCCTGTTACTGATAATGCTGGTGGAATTGCTGAGATGGCTGAATTACCTCACAAAGTAAGATCAACGACAGACGCACTAGATGCTGTCGGAAATACGACAAAAGCAGTGACTAAAGGCTATGCAATTTGTTCAGCCGGTCTTGGAGCTTTGGTTCTTTTTAGTGCTTACACAGAAGATTTGAAATTCTTCTCTTTACAAGCTGAGGAGAATTCAGTTTTTTTCGGGATTAATGCTGATACTTTATTCGATTTATCTAATCCTTATGTAGTGTCTGGGTTACTCTTTGGCGGGTTATTACCATACCTTTTTGGTGGTATTTCAATGACTGCTGTAGGAAGAGCTGGCGGTGCTGTCGTTGAAGAAGTCCGTCGGCAATTTAAATCTGATCCTGGTATTATGAAGGGGCTATCAAGGCCAGATTATGCACGTGCTGTTGATATGCTAACAAGATCAGCTATAAGAGAAATGATTCTTCCTTCCCTTCTACCAGTTCTATCCCCTATTTTAGTCTTTTATTTTGTTTGCTTCATCTCTAGTCCTGCAAATGCATTTGCTGCCTTGGGCGCTATGCTCTTGGGTGTCATTGTGACTGGTTTTTATGTTGCAGTTTCAATGACAGCTGGTGGTGGTGCTTGGGATAATGCCAAAAAATCTTTTGAAGATGGCTTTATAGACAATAATGGTGTGAAGCATGGAAAGGGTAGTGAGGCTCATAAAGCCTCTGTTACAGGTGATACGGTAGGTGATCCTTATAAAGATACAGCTGGTCCTGCTATTAATCCGATGATTAAGATCACCAATATTGTAGCTTTACTTCTTTTGGTTGCTCTATCTCACTAA
- a CDS encoding outer membrane protein assembly factor BamE: MREPLCKKDLRRLIAATFIAAPLILSACHSPQMFFHGYQLNGERLALVLTGSSRDQVLLLLGTPSHTILQPDKTETFYYIIQKKKQQFSFQRPRLVDQKVIAISFTKGETVRKIAHYGLKDGIIFDFIRQKTPIEGNDLRFINRLLHSREEIRKPMTLING, encoded by the coding sequence ATGCGAGAGCCTCTTTGTAAAAAAGATCTGAGAAGGTTGATAGCTGCAACATTCATTGCTGCCCCATTGATCCTTTCTGCCTGTCATAGCCCTCAAATGTTCTTTCATGGCTACCAACTAAACGGAGAAAGACTAGCACTTGTTCTAACAGGCTCATCCCGTGATCAAGTTTTGCTGTTGCTTGGTACACCCTCTCATACGATTCTCCAACCGGACAAAACCGAAACATTTTACTATATTATCCAAAAGAAAAAACAACAATTTTCTTTTCAGCGTCCACGACTCGTTGATCAAAAAGTCATCGCTATCTCTTTTACCAAAGGAGAAACTGTTAGGAAGATTGCTCATTATGGTCTCAAAGATGGAATAATTTTTGATTTTATAAGGCAGAAGACCCCGATAGAAGGGAATGATCTAAGATTCATCAATCGATTGCTCCACTCAAGAGAAGAGATCAGAAAACCAATGACTCTAATAAATGGTTGA
- the plsX gene encoding phosphate acyltransferase PlsX, with translation MTQEIKIALDVMGGDHGPSTVLEGADLSCKRYPEIRYILHGEPDQVLPELNKFENLQSKSDFKPCDVSIAMTDKPSQALRRGRWRSSMWNALEDVKETRAAVMVSAGNTGALMAMSKFCLRMMPGVERPALAAVWPHLYGESIVLDVGANIGADSDQLVDYALMGSAMSRSLFSHDEPTVALLNIGSEEMKGLEEIREAGRKLKKNNLSSLRYVGFVEGNDLGQGIADVIVTEGFTGNIALKSAEGTARQFRQNLYHEMSRTLVLKIGSFFVKSAFQKLQTKMDPRKMNGGVFLGLNGIVIKSHGGTDSEGIASAIDVGRNMAANQLQKKIAYDLDQAKFDVIEPQKAI, from the coding sequence ATGACACAAGAAATCAAGATAGCACTGGATGTGATGGGAGGAGATCACGGCCCATCAACTGTATTAGAGGGAGCTGACCTTTCATGCAAACGCTATCCTGAAATTAGATACATTCTTCATGGGGAACCTGATCAGGTATTACCAGAACTTAATAAATTTGAAAATTTACAATCTAAATCCGATTTTAAACCTTGTGATGTTTCAATAGCGATGACTGACAAACCCAGTCAAGCATTGCGTCGCGGTAGATGGCGTTCTAGCATGTGGAATGCATTGGAAGACGTCAAAGAAACACGGGCTGCGGTCATGGTATCAGCTGGCAATACTGGAGCATTGATGGCAATGTCAAAATTTTGTCTGCGGATGATGCCAGGTGTTGAACGTCCTGCATTGGCTGCAGTATGGCCACACCTCTACGGTGAGAGTATTGTACTAGATGTAGGTGCCAATATTGGTGCTGATTCTGATCAATTAGTAGATTATGCTTTAATGGGGAGTGCCATGTCTCGTTCTTTGTTCTCTCATGATGAACCCACTGTTGCACTACTGAACATTGGTTCTGAAGAAATGAAGGGTCTAGAAGAGATTCGTGAAGCAGGACGAAAGCTTAAAAAAAACAATTTGTCTAGTTTACGATATGTTGGTTTTGTTGAAGGCAATGATTTAGGACAAGGCATTGCTGATGTAATAGTCACTGAAGGGTTTACAGGAAATATTGCTTTAAAAAGTGCTGAAGGAACTGCACGTCAATTTAGGCAAAATCTTTATCATGAGATGTCTCGAACCCTAGTTTTAAAAATAGGCTCTTTTTTCGTAAAATCAGCTTTTCAGAAACTTCAAACAAAAATGGATCCACGTAAGATGAATGGAGGTGTTTTTTTGGGGCTTAATGGGATAGTTATAAAAAGTCATGGTGGTACAGACTCTGAAGGTATTGCCAGCGCTATTGATGTTGGGCGTAACATGGCAGCGAATCAATTACAGAAAAAAATTGCTTATGATTTGGATCAAGCAAAATTTGATGTAATTGAACCGCAAAAGGCAATCTGA
- a CDS encoding beta-ketoacyl-ACP synthase III, whose protein sequence is MIRSVVLGAGAATPKHSVTNDQLAQKMETSDEWIVQRTGIEQRYIADSCETTASLGERAARLALKDCGLIPDDIDLIILATSTPNNTFPATSVEIQNRLGMKHGAAFDLQAVCTGFVFAMTTADTYIKSGQAKRILVIGAETFSRILDWQDRTTCVLFGDGAGAIILEAQECNGMMDDRGILTNHLRSDGSHKGKLYVDGGPSTTGTVGHLRMQGREVFKHAIGMIRDVVESAFEATGLDSDSIDWFIPHQANKRIIDASAKMLNIDSKKVVITVNQHGNTSSASIPLAIDVARKDGRLKKGDLVLIEAMGGGFTWGALIVRW, encoded by the coding sequence ATGATACGCTCAGTCGTATTAGGTGCAGGAGCCGCAACGCCTAAACACTCTGTTACAAACGATCAATTAGCGCAAAAGATGGAGACAAGCGACGAATGGATTGTTCAACGTACGGGTATTGAACAACGTTATATTGCTGATAGTTGTGAAACAACGGCCTCTCTTGGAGAGCGTGCTGCTCGTTTAGCCCTCAAGGATTGTGGATTGATTCCTGATGACATTGATCTTATTATTTTAGCAACATCAACCCCTAATAATACATTTCCTGCTACTTCTGTTGAGATACAGAACCGTCTTGGTATGAAACATGGTGCAGCTTTTGATCTGCAGGCTGTCTGCACAGGATTTGTTTTTGCTATGACTACTGCAGATACTTATATTAAATCTGGTCAAGCCAAACGCATACTTGTGATTGGCGCTGAAACTTTTTCACGTATTCTAGATTGGCAGGATCGCACTACATGTGTTTTATTTGGTGATGGTGCTGGTGCTATTATCTTAGAAGCTCAAGAGTGTAATGGGATGATGGATGATCGCGGTATTCTTACCAATCATTTGCGCTCAGATGGTTCTCATAAAGGAAAACTTTATGTTGATGGGGGTCCCTCAACGACAGGGACTGTGGGCCATTTACGTATGCAGGGTCGTGAAGTCTTTAAACATGCTATAGGAATGATTCGTGATGTTGTCGAGTCAGCTTTTGAAGCGACAGGATTAGATTCTGATTCTATCGACTGGTTTATTCCTCATCAGGCCAACAAACGTATTATTGATGCCTCTGCTAAGATGCTGAATATTGATTCAAAAAAAGTTGTGATCACTGTTAATCAACATGGAAATACATCTTCCGCCTCTATCCCTTTAGCTATTGATGTTGCTCGTAAAGATGGACGATTGAAGAAGGGTGATTTAGTTTTGATCGAAGCGATGGGAGGAGGGTTTACTTGGGGTGCACTTATAGTGCGTTGGTAA
- a CDS encoding integration host factor subunit alpha encodes MKSKTLTRSGLFESVYNKFGLSRSESADLVECVIEEICKAAERGESIKLSSFGTFFIRSKNERIGRNPKTGQEVSITPRRVMVFKPSTILKELVDTKNKSKL; translated from the coding sequence ATGAAATCTAAGACTTTAACTCGTTCTGGATTGTTTGAATCTGTTTACAATAAATTTGGCTTATCTCGCTCAGAATCGGCTGATTTAGTTGAATGCGTCATTGAAGAAATTTGCAAAGCGGCTGAGCGTGGTGAATCAATTAAATTGTCTTCATTCGGAACATTCTTTATTCGATCAAAAAATGAAAGGATTGGTCGTAACCCCAAAACGGGTCAGGAAGTTTCTATTACCCCAAGGCGTGTGATGGTCTTTAAGCCATCTACGATACTAAAAGAGCTAGTCGATACAAAGAATAAGTCTAAGCTATAA
- a CDS encoding MerR family transcriptional regulator — MHLTKDSEAFLTISEVARSLDLPQHILRFWETRFHQIKPMKRAGGRRYYRPIDVELLKGIRYLLYFEGYTIKAVQRIFRERGESFVLSIFQNNDLIISDSMPPEKQAMRVSEIVENESLNKEDNFVKETLHSALTELLECKHLLDRTR, encoded by the coding sequence ATGCATCTAACTAAAGACTCTGAAGCGTTTCTGACAATTTCTGAAGTTGCCAGATCTCTTGATCTTCCTCAGCATATTTTACGATTTTGGGAAACACGATTTCATCAGATTAAACCGATGAAGCGAGCTGGTGGACGTCGTTATTACCGTCCTATTGATGTTGAGTTACTCAAAGGCATTCGGTATCTTTTATATTTTGAGGGTTACACAATCAAAGCCGTTCAAAGGATTTTCAGAGAACGAGGTGAGAGCTTTGTTCTTTCTATATTTCAGAATAATGATCTGATCATATCAGATTCCATGCCACCTGAAAAACAAGCTATGCGAGTCTCTGAGATAGTAGAAAATGAATCGCTAAACAAAGAGGATAATTTCGTCAAAGAAACATTACATTCTGCCCTTACTGAATTACTTGAGTGTAAACACTTGTTAGATCGGACACGATAA
- the folE gene encoding GTP cyclohydrolase I FolE has translation MDQIVNKKKSIARTSISDTLKQQIQPSPSREQVEEAIRTLLLWTGDNPQREGLKDTPARVAKAYTELFSGYKENPDTILDRTFEEVANYDSIIIMRDISFFSHCEHHMVPIIGKAHVAYLPDGRVLGLSKIARVIDIYAKRLQTQEGMTAQIAYKIQEVLKPRGVAVMLEAEHMCMAMRGIRKKGSTTLTTTFTGGFKDNRQEQLNFIAQLNRTSSPENEIK, from the coding sequence ATGGATCAAATAGTGAACAAAAAAAAGAGTATTGCGAGAACAAGCATCAGTGATACGTTAAAACAACAAATCCAACCAAGTCCAAGTCGTGAACAAGTGGAAGAAGCTATTCGTACTTTGTTATTATGGACAGGTGATAATCCACAACGCGAAGGCTTAAAAGATACTCCAGCCCGTGTTGCGAAAGCCTATACTGAACTCTTTTCAGGATATAAAGAAAATCCAGATACGATTCTAGATCGCACGTTTGAAGAAGTGGCTAATTATGATAGTATTATTATTATGCGTGATATTAGCTTTTTCTCGCATTGTGAACACCATATGGTTCCGATAATTGGTAAGGCCCACGTTGCCTATCTACCAGATGGTCGTGTTCTTGGCCTATCAAAGATAGCGAGAGTGATTGATATCTATGCTAAAAGACTTCAGACTCAGGAAGGTATGACAGCCCAGATCGCTTATAAAATCCAGGAAGTTTTAAAACCACGTGGTGTTGCCGTCATGCTTGAAGCCGAACATATGTGTATGGCTATGCGAGGCATTCGCAAAAAAGGATCAACCACATTGACAACAACATTTACAGGCGGGTTTAAAGATAATCGACAAGAACAACTCAATTTTATTGCTCAACTCAACAGAACCTCTTCCCCAGAGAACGAAATTAAATGA
- a CDS encoding iron-sulfur cluster assembly scaffold protein, with translation MSISSVYNTKILEYARKINCSRKLEFPDGIGRAHSKLCGSTVSVQIKVDNGLVSDYAHDVKACALGKASASIFSFCVVDSSLDDLISLRKKMDSMLQKNGILPEGKFCDFKFLEPVRDYPVRHPSVLLVFDATIEALQQALSHKG, from the coding sequence ATGAGCATCAGTTCAGTTTACAATACAAAAATACTTGAATATGCTAGAAAAATCAACTGTTCACGAAAACTAGAGTTTCCAGATGGCATAGGCAGAGCACACTCAAAGCTTTGTGGTTCAACTGTTTCTGTTCAAATTAAAGTCGATAATGGTTTAGTCTCCGACTATGCTCATGATGTAAAAGCCTGTGCTTTGGGGAAGGCATCCGCTTCTATTTTTTCTTTTTGTGTCGTTGACTCATCTCTTGATGATTTGATTTCTCTTCGTAAGAAAATGGATTCCATGCTCCAAAAAAATGGTATTCTACCAGAAGGCAAGTTCTGCGATTTTAAATTTTTAGAGCCAGTTCGTGATTATCCTGTACGCCATCCTTCCGTTTTGTTAGTTTTTGATGCGACTATTGAAGCGCTACAACAGGCTCTCTCTCATAAAGGTTGA
- the yidD gene encoding membrane protein insertion efficiency factor YidD — MIVLKGCEQYTRNYRGPWRKTLGRVLGVAVVRLYQLTLSSFIGNSCRFIPTCSEYGYEAIARHGLVYGSMLSIKRVFRCNPCYSINWKTRYDPVPEDKLTQ; from the coding sequence ATTATTGTCTTGAAGGGATGTGAACAATATACACGTAACTATCGTGGACCATGGCGAAAAACGCTAGGACGAGTATTGGGCGTTGCTGTTGTGCGTTTATATCAGCTAACACTTAGTAGTTTTATCGGGAATTCATGTCGCTTTATTCCTACATGCTCAGAATATGGATATGAAGCGATTGCAAGACATGGTTTGGTTTATGGTAGTATGCTCTCTATCAAAAGAGTTTTTCGATGTAATCCTTGTTATTCAATCAACTGGAAAACGAGATATGACCCTGTTCCTGAGGATAAATTAACACAATGA
- a CDS encoding thymidylate synthase translates to MRQYLDLMKTVLLKGNDRQDRTGVGTRSIFGYQMRFDLTHGFPALTTKKLNLRSVIYELLWFLKGDSNINFLNENGVSIWDEWANENGELGPIYGVQWRSWPTPSGRTVDQMSNLVEKIRSQPNSRRLIVSSWNPDMIDEMAIPPCHCLFQFYVMDGHLSCQLYQRSGDIFLGVPFNIASYALLTLILSQVCDLKPGNFIHTLGDAHLYSNHFRQANEQLSRQPRQLPSLYIKRDIKDLFSFEYEDFEIRNYTPDFHIKAPVAV, encoded by the coding sequence ATGCGCCAATATCTTGATCTTATGAAAACTGTTCTCTTGAAAGGGAATGATCGACAAGATCGAACAGGAGTTGGAACTCGTTCAATCTTTGGCTATCAGATGAGATTTGATCTCACTCATGGTTTTCCTGCTTTGACAACAAAAAAACTAAATTTAAGGAGCGTGATCTATGAATTATTATGGTTTCTAAAAGGGGACTCTAATATTAATTTTCTGAATGAAAATGGCGTTTCTATTTGGGATGAATGGGCTAACGAAAACGGTGAATTAGGTCCCATTTATGGTGTTCAATGGCGAAGTTGGCCAACACCATCAGGCAGAACAGTTGATCAGATGAGCAATCTCGTTGAAAAAATTCGCTCTCAACCCAATTCTCGTCGCCTAATTGTATCATCATGGAATCCTGATATGATAGATGAAATGGCAATTCCACCTTGCCATTGTCTGTTTCAATTTTATGTAATGGATGGACATTTATCTTGTCAGCTTTATCAACGGTCAGGTGACATTTTTCTAGGTGTTCCGTTTAATATAGCCTCCTATGCTTTGTTAACACTTATTCTTAGCCAAGTATGTGACTTAAAACCAGGAAACTTTATCCATACATTGGGCGATGCGCATTTGTATTCCAACCATTTCAGACAAGCAAATGAGCAATTAAGTAGACAACCAAGACAATTGCCTTCACTTTATATCAAGCGTGATATTAAAGATCTTTTTTCCTTTGAATATGAAGATTTTGAAATCCGTAACTACACACCTGATTTTCATATCAAGGCACCTGTAGCTGTATAG
- a CDS encoding dihydrofolate reductase, whose protein sequence is MNIDIAIVAAVAKNGVIGANGSMPWRLSSDLKVFKQLTIGKPMIMGRKTFESINSILPGRTTLVVTRNTRWYYKGVLTVTSLEKAIETAKSIAKRTGRNSISIAGGGDIYHQAMEYANILYLTKVDAEPVGDTMFPHMDKEIWREVSYQALPKSNLDTAGTEHCVYQRC, encoded by the coding sequence ATGAATATTGATATTGCTATAGTTGCTGCTGTTGCAAAAAATGGGGTGATTGGTGCAAACGGGTCTATGCCCTGGCGTTTATCTTCTGATCTAAAGGTTTTCAAACAGCTAACTATTGGAAAGCCGATGATTATGGGACGTAAAACTTTTGAATCTATTAATTCAATTCTTCCTGGACGAACAACTTTAGTCGTTACTCGTAATACAAGATGGTATTATAAGGGAGTGTTAACAGTTACATCGCTGGAAAAAGCAATTGAGACAGCTAAATCTATTGCAAAAAGAACAGGTAGAAATTCAATTTCAATTGCAGGAGGAGGCGATATCTATCATCAAGCAATGGAATATGCAAACATTTTGTATCTCACAAAAGTTGATGCGGAACCAGTTGGAGATACCATGTTTCCCCATATGGATAAAGAGATATGGCGTGAAGTTTCCTATCAGGCCCTTCCAAAGAGTAATCTTGACACTGCTGGAACTGAACATTGTGTTTATCAGCGCTGTTAA
- the hflK gene encoding FtsH protease activity modulator HflK yields the protein MPLNHQTSAGQKNGVFARDYGGPWGPSPRGDQPAGESQHPNLEEILGRWQKNLKRMILGGGGSGGQFSLLAFIFFLTIILGVYILYSSYQVEADEVAVETVFGKPRDSVNEAGLHFAFWPIEYAEKVKIVERQVNIGSTGRSRQGLMLSGDQNIVDVAFSVLYSVYDPKAFLFNVNDPEGMLEDVAESAMREIVGRRPAQDIFRDDRQGISESVRAILQEKLDDYSAGITIRALNIEDVAPPSEVADAFDEVQRAEQNEDEFQEKANQYRNKELGIARGEGAQIREDAAAYKNRVVEEAKGEADRFLSVYEQYALSPEVTRKRLFLETMESVLAGSNKVIIENKETGVIPYLPLPEIRKQSKGSD from the coding sequence ATGCCCCTCAATCATCAGACCAGCGCGGGACAGAAAAATGGTGTTTTTGCCCGTGATTATGGCGGACCTTGGGGACCGTCTCCACGAGGAGACCAACCTGCTGGTGAGAGTCAACATCCTAATTTAGAAGAAATATTAGGGCGCTGGCAGAAGAATTTAAAAAGAATGATATTAGGCGGTGGTGGATCTGGTGGTCAGTTTTCGCTTTTGGCTTTTATTTTTTTTCTCACAATCATCCTTGGAGTTTATATTTTATACTCCTCCTATCAGGTAGAAGCAGATGAAGTGGCTGTTGAGACAGTTTTTGGAAAGCCTCGTGATAGTGTCAATGAGGCTGGCTTACACTTTGCATTCTGGCCAATCGAGTATGCCGAAAAAGTGAAAATCGTTGAACGCCAAGTTAATATCGGATCGACTGGCCGTTCACGACAAGGATTGATGTTATCAGGTGATCAAAACATAGTTGATGTCGCATTTTCTGTTTTGTATTCTGTTTATGATCCCAAAGCGTTTCTGTTTAATGTCAACGATCCAGAGGGAATGTTAGAAGACGTTGCTGAGAGTGCGATGCGTGAAATTGTCGGACGCCGTCCTGCACAGGATATTTTCCGTGACGATCGTCAGGGAATATCAGAGTCTGTTCGTGCCATTCTTCAAGAAAAACTAGATGATTATAGCGCAGGTATCACAATCCGTGCTCTTAACATTGAAGATGTTGCTCCCCCTTCCGAAGTTGCTGACGCTTTTGATGAAGTTCAACGCGCTGAACAAAACGAAGATGAGTTTCAGGAAAAGGCGAATCAATACCGAAATAAAGAGCTTGGTATCGCTCGTGGTGAAGGAGCGCAAATCAGAGAAGATGCAGCAGCTTATAAGAACCGTGTTGTGGAAGAAGCAAAGGGTGAGGCAGATCGTTTTCTATCTGTTTATGAGCAATATGCTCTATCACCAGAAGTGACACGCAAACGCCTTTTTCTCGAAACAATGGAGTCTGTTTTAGCTGGCTCCAATAAAGTGATCATAGAGAATAAGGAAACAGGTGTTATTCCTTATTTACCACTACCTGAAATCAGAAAACAGTCGAAAGGTTCGGATTAA
- a CDS encoding protease modulator HflC: protein MSNRSALFLGIIGLMALLFWGSVFVVSEREQAIVLRFGEIKRVQKKPGLFFKLPFSVMGLDSIQIVEDRLLRFDLDDIRVQVSGGKFYEVDAFMTYKISDPRRFREQVSASISSAESRLRTRLDAALRKTYGLRGFESALSKERTAMMSEVRSQIRPEADNLGIRIVDVRIRRTDLTREVSAQTYERMKAERYAESERLRARGQEAARRITAEADRQVVEIKAEAQREAEILRGQGEGERNSIFANAFNKDPEFFEFYRSMAAYRTALQSSNTTFLLSPNSEFFRFFKDSHEESNQKSQQ, encoded by the coding sequence ATGAGTAATCGCTCAGCGTTGTTTCTGGGAATCATAGGATTGATGGCCTTGTTGTTTTGGGGGTCTGTGTTTGTTGTCAGCGAACGCGAACAAGCCATCGTTTTGCGGTTTGGGGAAATTAAGCGTGTTCAAAAAAAACCGGGATTATTTTTCAAGCTTCCCTTTTCTGTTATGGGTCTTGATTCAATCCAGATCGTTGAGGACCGTTTGCTCAGATTTGATCTTGATGATATTCGTGTTCAGGTTTCCGGCGGTAAGTTCTACGAGGTTGATGCTTTTATGACTTACAAGATTTCAGATCCACGTCGGTTTAGAGAGCAAGTCTCTGCCTCTATAAGCTCAGCAGAATCTCGTTTAAGGACACGTCTGGATGCAGCTCTTCGTAAGACTTATGGTTTGCGCGGTTTCGAATCAGCTTTGTCAAAAGAAAGGACTGCTATGATGTCTGAAGTTCGATCTCAAATAAGGCCAGAAGCTGATAATCTCGGTATTCGAATTGTGGATGTTAGAATTCGACGAACAGATTTAACAAGAGAAGTCTCAGCCCAAACCTATGAGCGTATGAAAGCTGAACGTTATGCAGAATCTGAACGTCTTCGTGCCCGCGGCCAAGAAGCAGCTCGACGGATTACTGCAGAAGCTGACCGTCAGGTCGTTGAAATTAAAGCAGAAGCACAGCGAGAAGCTGAGATTTTAAGAGGCCAGGGAGAGGGAGAACGAAATTCTATTTTCGCTAACGCCTTCAATAAAGATCCTGAATTCTTTGAGTTTTACCGTTCGATGGCAGCCTACCGAACAGCGTTGCAAAGTTCAAATACAACATTCTTATTGTCACCCAATTCAGAATTCTTTCGATTCTTTAAAGATTCTCATGAAGAATCTAATCAGAAATCTCAACAATAG